ACGTGGTGCTCGCGGTCCTGGCGTTCGCCGTGGGCGCCTGGCCGCACCCGGAGCGGCCGGCGGCGCTGTGGTGGGCGGCCGCGCTGACACTCGGCAGCTGCGTCATCCCCTACGTCTTCGTCGTCAACGGCGCCCGGCGCGGCCGGTGGGACGGCCACCACGTCAACGACCGCGCGGGACGGCTGGTCCCGCTGGTGATCATCACCGCGTCGATCGTCGTGGTGACCGTCGCCATGGGCGTCACCCGGGCGCCCGCGCACGTGTTCGCGCTGGGCCTGGGCGAGGTCGTGCTCATCGTCGTGCTCGGCCTGATCACCGTGCTCGGCCGGTGGAAGGTGAGCGTGCACGCGGCGGTCGGCGCCGCCGCGCTGGTCATCGTCTCGATCCTCTACGGCCTCGACTGGCTCGCCCTGGCGCCGGTGGTGATGCTGCTGTGCTGGTCCCGGGTCGAACTGGAGGACCACACCCCGGCGCAGGTGCTCGTGGGCACCGTGCTCGGCGTCGCCTTCCCGGCCGTGCTCTACCCGCTGATGCTGTAGTCGGTGGAGTACCACCGGCGCGGGCGCATGCGGAAGGTCGCGATCGTCGCGCCCTCGACCGTCTTGAGGAAGTCGGTGGCGGCGTCACCGTCGAGGTAGCGGTGGGCCAGGGCCTCGATCTCCGACCACGGCGTCTCGTGGTCGACGGCCACCACCGGGCCGGAGACGCTGACGTAGCGGTACGGCGGGTTCTCGTCCTGCACGACCAGGGTGAACTCGCCCGCGGCCTCGGCCAGCCGGAACTTCAGCGACTCCGGCGCGGTCTGGACGAGGACGTCCCCGCCCGGCTCGTAGTGGTACCAGACCGGCACGGCCAGCGGCGGGCCGTCCGGGCGCGCGATGCTGATCACCCCGACGTGCACGCCCGCCAGGAACTCCTCGCGCTTCGACTCAGTCATCACTGCCATGCACCCAGTCAAGGGCACGGCTCGGCCGCGGTCCATGTGCACGCGTCCGCGGTGGATGTGCGTGCGTCTGCGGTCCCCGGCTGGTCCCGGCCCCCGGACGCGGCGTAGAAAAAAGTCCAGGGGTCGTGTCCACGGGGCCGCGTCCCGTTCGTAGTCATGGTGTGCGGCGCTCCTGCCGCACGGGAAACGGGACGCTGAGGAGCACGAGATGAAGTACATGCTGCTGATCAACGCG
The window above is part of the Allokutzneria albata genome. Proteins encoded here:
- a CDS encoding phosphatase PAP2 family protein, producing the protein MTTDSPTVARKVAKAVTEVLSPYVVLAVLAFAVGAWPHPERPAALWWAAALTLGSCVIPYVFVVNGARRGRWDGHHVNDRAGRLVPLVIITASIVVVTVAMGVTRAPAHVFALGLGEVVLIVVLGLITVLGRWKVSVHAAVGAAALVIVSILYGLDWLALAPVVMLLCWSRVELEDHTPAQVLVGTVLGVAFPAVLYPLML
- a CDS encoding pyridoxamine 5'-phosphate oxidase family protein translates to MAVMTESKREEFLAGVHVGVISIARPDGPPLAVPVWYHYEPGGDVLVQTAPESLKFRLAEAAGEFTLVVQDENPPYRYVSVSGPVVAVDHETPWSEIEALAHRYLDGDAATDFLKTVEGATIATFRMRPRRWYSTDYSISG